One Branchiostoma floridae strain S238N-H82 chromosome 15, Bfl_VNyyK, whole genome shotgun sequence DNA window includes the following coding sequences:
- the LOC118432492 gene encoding uncharacterized protein LOC118432492, which translates to MAAPSIYNGAFGAFKYNYSRHGASGAPDKTVWVTRAYDPNDLRSKSVPSMPVPRHKPLQLDRLPGAPPYWVQPSEVSLRKVTRATEETAPYVSTTSTRCEEWSTLRQMLPSRGRPLRNGPPDWGTAMADPPNMTSSQQRRFPIINSSMTRFADDMFLTNRLFKLH; encoded by the exons atggcggccccGAGTATCTACAACGGAGCATTCGGCGCGTTTAAGTACAACTATAGCCGGCACGGGGCTAGCGGAGCGCCTGACAAGACTGTTTGGGTGACAAGGGCGTACGACCCAAACGATTTGCGTAGCAAGTCGGTGCCTTCAATGCCCGTGCCCCGGCACAAGCCGCTTCAGTTAGACCGGCTACCGGGGGCACCCCCGTACTGGGTCCAACCTAGCGAAGTGTCACTGAGAAAG GTCACGAGAGCCACCGAAGAAACCGCCCCTTACGTGTCCACCACCAGCACTCGGTGCGAGGAATGGTCGACCCTGAGACAAATGCTGCCGTCCCGGGGCAGACCTCTCCGTAACGGGCCTCCTGATTGGGGCACGGCCATGGCCGATCCGCCAAACATGACGTCATCTCAACAGAGGAGATTCCCGATCATCAACAGCTCAATGACAAG ATTTGCAGATGACATGTTCCTGACCAACCGACTTTTCAAGCTTCATTAA